The region TCGCCAAGTTGGAACCCCCCAAATGCTAAGCCACATCCAAGCCAAACTGCTGATTGTCGATGACCTGCCAGAAAACCTGCTGGCACTGGATGCGCTGGTCAAGGGCGACGACCGGGATGTCTACCAGGCCCAGTCTGCTGACCAGGCGCTTTCATTGTTGCTTGAGCACGAGTTCGCCCTGGCCATTCTCGATGTGCAGATGCCGGGGATGAATGGATTCGAGCTGGCCGAGTTGATGCGCGGTACAGAGAAAACCAAGAACATCCCCATCGTTTTTGTCAGCGCTGCTGGGCGTGAAATGAACTATGCCTTCAAGGGCTACGAAAGCGGAGCAGTGGACTTTCTGCACAAGCCACTGGATAACCAGGCGGTGAAAAGCAAGGTGGCAGTGTTCGTCGATCTGTTCCGCCAGCGCAAGGCGCTGGGCCAGCAGTTGGAGGCTATCGAGCGCAGCCGTGCAGAGCAGGAGCAATTGCTGACGCAACTGCAAGCGGCACGCACGGAGCTGGAACACGCCGTGCGCATGCGCGACGACTTCATGTCGATTGTGTCCCACGAGTTGCGCACCCCACTGAACGGTCTGATTCTGGAAACCCAACTGCGCAAGCTGCATTTGGCGCGCGACAATGCCGACGCTTTTGCCCTGGACAAGATGCGCGCGATGGTCGATCGCGATGAGCGTCAGATCAACAGCTTGATCCGCTTGATCGAAGATATGCTCGATGTGTCCCGGATTCGCACTGGCAAACTGTCCATCCGGCCCAGCCAATTTGACCTTACGCGCCTGGTCGGTGGCTTGATCGAGAACTTTGCCGCTCAGGCCGCAGCAGCGCAATCAACCATAGAACTGAAAATCGATGCGCCGCTAGTCGGAGTCTGGGATGAGTTTCGCATTGAGCAGGTGATTGCCAATCTGTTGACCAACGCCCTGCGCTACGGCGCCAAGCATCCTGTCACTGTGCGCGCCTTCGAGCAGCAACAGTGGGCGTGCATCGAGGTGAGCGACCAGGGCATCGGGATCAGTGAGGAAAACCAGCAGCGGATTTTCCAGCAGTTCGAGCGTGTTGACTCAAATCAGGGCAGTGCGGGCTTGGGTTTGGGTTTGTACATTTCCGAGCAGATTGTGCTGGCTCATGGCGGCCGCCTCGAGGTACGAAGCGCCGAGGGGCAGGGGGCGACTTTTACGCTGCGCCTGCCGCTGGCCTGAACGCGGCGCAGCGTTTGACGTCAACGCTTTACCTCAGGCGCGCGCAGACGGTTCCGACGAGATCTGCTGCGCCTAGCTGATATTCCCGCTGCCTGTGAAGGCGTGTGATGACTTCCCGGTATTCATCACAGGGAGTATTCACATGCCTATTAGTGCGGCAAAGGAAAGCACTGTTCTGTGTCTACGCGTAGGCGTATTTTTTGACGGCACGGGTAATAATCTGCACAACAGCGAGCTGGTAGCAGCCTGCATGGGGCCTGATAGCAATTTGGCAAGCGCGCCGCTTGCGTTACGCGAGCACTGCGCAAAATATGGCTACGATGGTCGCGGGAGTGTACCGACCGACAGCTATGGCACTGCTAAAACCAATATCGCCAAGTTGTATGAACTGTATCGGGACCAGGCCGCTGAGCAGGTGAAAGACAGTCAGACAACCGCGAGCCTGAAGGTGTACGTCGAGGGAATCGGCACACAGGCGGGTGAGAAGGACTCGAGCCTGAGCATGATGACCGGGCGCTACGGCTCTGGTGTGATTGCCCGAGCGCAACAGGCGCCGGCCGCGGTCATTGAGCAAGTAAGGCGCTGGTCGGCCAGTAACCCCGGGGCAAGCGCTCAACGCATCGAATTCGACATCTTCGGTTTCAGCCGTGGAGCAGCAGCGGCTCGGCATTTTGCCAATGACTTGGGTAAAGGCGCCGGCAGTGCGTTGGCGCAGCTCTGGCCGAGGTCAGAGGCGTTGCTGCCAGAGAATTTCGACTGGCAGTCGACACAATTCCTGGCAATCAATTTCATCGGTTTGTACGACTCTGTCGCAGCGATCATCTCGGTACTGGAAGGTAATCTCAGCCCAGCCAATGCTCAATACTCTGGCGTCGAAATGAAGCTCAGGCCGACTGCTGCCCGAAAGATCGTGCAACTGGTGGCACGGGACGAACAGCGCAAAAACTTTCCGTTGACCCAGA is a window of Pseudomonas sp. DG56-2 DNA encoding:
- a CDS encoding hybrid sensor histidine kinase/response regulator, translated to MLSHIQAKLLIVDDLPENLLALDALVKGDDRDVYQAQSADQALSLLLEHEFALAILDVQMPGMNGFELAELMRGTEKTKNIPIVFVSAAGREMNYAFKGYESGAVDFLHKPLDNQAVKSKVAVFVDLFRQRKALGQQLEAIERSRAEQEQLLTQLQAARTELEHAVRMRDDFMSIVSHELRTPLNGLILETQLRKLHLARDNADAFALDKMRAMVDRDERQINSLIRLIEDMLDVSRIRTGKLSIRPSQFDLTRLVGGLIENFAAQAAAAQSTIELKIDAPLVGVWDEFRIEQVIANLLTNALRYGAKHPVTVRAFEQQQWACIEVSDQGIGISEENQQRIFQQFERVDSNQGSAGLGLGLYISEQIVLAHGGRLEVRSAEGQGATFTLRLPLA
- a CDS encoding DUF2235 domain-containing protein; this translates as MPISAAKESTVLCLRVGVFFDGTGNNLHNSELVAACMGPDSNLASAPLALREHCAKYGYDGRGSVPTDSYGTAKTNIAKLYELYRDQAAEQVKDSQTTASLKVYVEGIGTQAGEKDSSLSMMTGRYGSGVIARAQQAPAAVIEQVRRWSASNPGASAQRIEFDIFGFSRGAAAARHFANDLGKGAGSALAQLWPRSEALLPENFDWQSTQFLAINFIGLYDSVAAIISVLEGNLSPANAQYSGVEMKLRPTAARKIVQLVARDEQRKNFPLTQTDNDIVVPGAHSDVGGGYLPEALETVVLTRPISSTEPASLENGKSQACKKAQLCLERDQHTWQSLNLQLEVCTQVDALQPAKRDTPAEKRVIAFVQGKRRVAGDLALIYLRIMHRLSVDQNVPFEALDEQRMALPPALQVIADKLMQHAQGQQATSPLNECEEALLRKRYIHLSSHWGTQGAAREAIDAFTSTAPMKMASAASIPMSRHSNHRREAFTAQRTLDPTQHHAFHQRQPLGLGQL